CAGATGAAAACGATCTTAACATTATTTATAGTCCTTATTCTTTTTTCATCCTGCAGGAAATACCTTGATGTCATACCTGATGATGTCGCTACATTGGAAAGTGCATTTGCCAATGCCAATGAAACACAGGCTTACCTCTTTGGGTGCTATGCCACCTTGCAGAACCTGGCCGACGTGCGTCGTAATCCGGGTTTTACCACATCGGGCGAAGTGATATTCCCCTATCCGTTACAGGACCAGACCACACTGGGTGGTGCAGGTGGCGATGCAGGATTCAGCATAATCCGTGGTTTACAAAACAGCGCTAACCCCTTGCTGAACTATTGGGATGGTTATAACATGGGGTTGAATATGTGGCAGGCCATCAGGAAGTGTAATATCTTTTTGGAGAATGTACATATCCCTCCTGATTTGCCGGACTACCAGCGTAAAAGATGGACTGCAGAAGCGAAGTTTTTAAAAGCATATTTTCATTACTGGCTGATCAGGATGTATGGTCCTATTCCTATTGTGGATGTGAACCTGCCTGTGAATGCATCTATTGATGAAGTAAGGATTAAACAACAGCCTCTTGACTCCTGCTTTAATTATGTGGTGAGATTATTAGACGAAGCGATTCCTGACCTGCCACCGGTGATACAGAATCTGGCAGCGGAACAGGGACGCATCAGCGCTACTATTGCACTGGCGGTGAAAGCGGAAGTGCTGGTTACGCAGGCGAGTCCTTTGTTCAACGGTAATCCTGATTATTCAGGTATGAAAAATCATGATGGAGTATTATTGTTCCCGGCAACATATGATGAAAGCAAATGGCAGCGTGCCTTGCAGGCATGTAAGGAGGCGCTTGATAATGTAGGTAGTGCAGCGCTTTACCAGTTAAGATTAAGTGGTGGTATTGTACATATGTCTGATACAACCCGTCGTCTGCTTACCATACAAGGTGCTTTTGTAGACAGCTGGAATGCAGAACAGATCTGGACGCTGAATCCGCAGTTTGGCTGGCAGTATATGGCTTCTCCGCGTGTGACTACAGATGCGGCTTCTAATGTATTTGCAGTTTATTCTAATTTCTCTGTACCTATTGCAGAATCAGAAATATTTTATTCTAATCATGGGGTGCCTATTAATGAAGATAGGACCTTCGACTATAACAACCGTTATAAATTACAGGCAGGAGATGATGCGC
This Chitinophaga sancti DNA region includes the following protein-coding sequences:
- a CDS encoding RagB/SusD family nutrient uptake outer membrane protein; translation: MKTILTLFIVLILFSSCRKYLDVIPDDVATLESAFANANETQAYLFGCYATLQNLADVRRNPGFTTSGEVIFPYPLQDQTTLGGAGGDAGFSIIRGLQNSANPLLNYWDGYNMGLNMWQAIRKCNIFLENVHIPPDLPDYQRKRWTAEAKFLKAYFHYWLIRMYGPIPIVDVNLPVNASIDEVRIKQQPLDSCFNYVVRLLDEAIPDLPPVIQNLAAEQGRISATIALAVKAEVLVTQASPLFNGNPDYSGMKNHDGVLLFPATYDESKWQRALQACKEALDNVGSAALYQLRLSGGIVHMSDTTRRLLTIQGAFVDSWNAEQIWTLNPQFGWQYMASPRVTTDAASNVFAVYSNFSVPIAESEIFYSNHGVPINEDRTFDYNNRYKLQAGDDAHAYYIKKGYTSAKGNFNREPRYYADVAFDGSVWFGSGNLDDNNPNYINAVNGPAAPPDQLRYNATGYWAKKLVPYQTTFGQSSIQQGYSWPFIQLTGLWLLYAECLNEVNGPGAEVYAWIDKVRAKAGLDGVVASWSQYSINPNKYSSKDGLRDIIHQERRIETAFEGQAGWDLRRWKELQHVLSTPVQGWNVFNRTTDGYYQLKLVQQTSFSIRNYLYPIQDYDLLTNPNLVQTLYW